The following are encoded together in the Candidatus Binataceae bacterium genome:
- the dksA gene encoding RNA polymerase-binding protein DksA encodes MRQRELKLFRKILEERKREILEEAGRTVDTMNGVEESFADPTDRAALESDRNFLLRMRDRERKLLGKIDEAFERLEEGSYGKCEECGNEIGIERLKARPVTTLCISCKSAQEAREQKT; translated from the coding sequence ATGAGGCAGAGGGAGCTCAAGCTCTTCCGCAAAATTCTCGAAGAACGTAAGCGCGAAATCCTCGAAGAAGCCGGCCGCACCGTCGACACGATGAACGGCGTCGAGGAAAGCTTCGCCGATCCGACCGATCGCGCCGCGCTCGAATCGGATCGCAACTTCCTGCTGCGCATGCGCGATCGCGAGCGCAAGCTGCTCGGCAAAATCGACGAGGCTTTCGAGCGTCTCGAAGAAGGCTCCTACGGCAAATGCGAGGAGTGCGGCAACGAGATCGGCATCGAGCGGCTGAAGGCGCGCCCGGTCACAACGCTCTGCATCTCCTGCAAATCGGCGCAGGAAGCTCGCGAGCAGAAGACCTGA
- the larC gene encoding nickel pincer cofactor biosynthesis protein LarC yields MKTAYLDAFSGLSGDMLVGAILDCGADLEELREVLATLPVGGYRIATRRKVLSGISAVKFDVDVSEAQPERHLGEIRKMIEAAKLPDSTRRRSIAIFEVLGEAEAKIHNTTPDHVHFHEVGAVDSIVDIVATAWGLENLGVGEVMVSPLPMGRGFARSQHGIIPVPAPATAELLAGFPVKLGDGAAEMVTPTGAAVIRALARPAEIPITFDIEKIGYGAGSRELEDRPNVLRMMIGRERGSLASDELIEIAANIDDLSPQIYDHVMERLFAAGARDVTLTPTMMKKGRPAIILGVLGPAAHRDEMARVIFEETSTIGLRFHSVSRLKLNREIREVETPWGKIRVKISGHDHHAPITVSPEYDDCRRAAVEHKVALRTVIEETREAARRQFG; encoded by the coding sequence ATGAAGACTGCTTACCTTGATGCTTTCTCCGGTCTGAGCGGCGACATGCTGGTCGGCGCGATCCTCGATTGCGGCGCCGATCTCGAAGAGCTGCGCGAGGTACTCGCCACGCTGCCGGTCGGAGGCTACCGCATCGCAACGCGCCGCAAGGTCCTCAGCGGAATATCGGCAGTCAAGTTCGATGTCGATGTGAGCGAGGCGCAGCCGGAACGGCATCTTGGCGAGATCCGCAAGATGATTGAGGCGGCAAAGCTGCCCGACTCGACCCGCCGCCGCTCGATCGCGATCTTTGAAGTGCTCGGCGAGGCCGAAGCCAAGATTCACAACACGACGCCTGACCATGTGCACTTCCACGAAGTCGGCGCGGTGGATTCGATCGTCGATATAGTCGCGACCGCGTGGGGACTCGAAAACCTCGGCGTCGGCGAGGTGATGGTGTCGCCACTGCCGATGGGCCGCGGGTTTGCGCGCTCGCAACACGGCATCATTCCGGTGCCGGCTCCGGCGACGGCCGAGTTGCTGGCAGGATTTCCGGTGAAGCTGGGCGACGGTGCGGCCGAGATGGTGACGCCGACGGGAGCCGCGGTTATCCGTGCGCTCGCGCGTCCGGCTGAGATTCCGATCACCTTCGACATCGAGAAAATCGGCTACGGCGCGGGCTCGCGCGAGCTCGAGGATCGTCCCAACGTGTTGCGCATGATGATCGGGCGCGAGCGCGGCTCGCTTGCGAGCGACGAGCTAATCGAGATCGCCGCCAATATCGACGATCTGAGCCCACAGATATACGACCATGTGATGGAGCGGCTGTTTGCCGCGGGCGCGCGCGACGTGACGCTCACGCCGACGATGATGAAGAAGGGCCGCCCGGCGATCATCCTCGGCGTGCTCGGACCGGCGGCGCATCGCGACGAGATGGCGCGCGTTATCTTCGAGGAAACCTCGACGATCGGCCTCAGGTTTCACTCGGTGTCGCGGCTCAAACTGAATCGCGAGATCCGTGAAGTCGAAACGCCGTGGGGGAAGATTCGCGTCAAGATTTCTGGCCATGATCATCATGCGCCGATCACGGTCTCGCCCGAATACGACGACTGCCGCCGCGCGGCCGTCGAGCACAAGGTGGCGCTGCGCACCGTGATCGAGGAAACGCGCGAGGCGGCGCGCCGCCAATTTGGTTGA
- a CDS encoding radical SAM protein: MASGLQINEIFYSVQGESTYAGRACVFVRLTGCNLRCKWCDTEYAFYEGRRMALEEILDAVRAYQCDLVEITGGEPLLQEGVYPLMDAMLARGMTVMLETSGASDVSRVDPRVIKIMDLKCPLSGESSRNLWSNLKHLTLSDEVKFVIAGREDYEWTRGVIAEHMLAARVGAILLSPAFGLIEPRMLTEWMLEDRLPARIQLQMHKHIWPPDTRGV, from the coding sequence ATGGCTTCCGGGCTTCAAATCAACGAGATCTTCTACAGCGTCCAGGGCGAATCGACCTACGCCGGACGGGCGTGCGTGTTCGTGCGCCTCACGGGATGCAACCTGCGCTGCAAGTGGTGCGACACCGAGTACGCGTTCTACGAAGGCCGCCGCATGGCGCTGGAGGAAATCCTCGATGCGGTGCGAGCGTATCAATGCGATCTCGTCGAGATAACCGGCGGTGAGCCGCTGCTCCAGGAAGGCGTCTATCCGCTGATGGACGCGATGCTCGCGCGCGGCATGACCGTGATGCTCGAGACGTCGGGCGCGAGCGACGTGAGCCGCGTCGATCCGCGCGTGATCAAGATCATGGATTTGAAGTGCCCGCTGAGCGGCGAGTCATCGCGCAACCTGTGGAGCAACCTGAAGCATCTGACGCTGAGCGACGAAGTCAAATTCGTGATCGCGGGACGCGAGGACTACGAATGGACACGCGGGGTGATCGCCGAGCACATGCTGGCAGCGCGTGTCGGCGCGATCCTGCTGAGCCCCGCATTCGGCCTCATCGAGCCGCGGATGCTGACCGAGTGGATGCTCGAAGACCGCCTGCCCGCGCGCATCCAACTCCAGATGCACAAGCACATATGGCCCCCCGACACTCGCGGCGTCTGA